A window of Roseiflexus castenholzii DSM 13941 genomic DNA:
GTGTCGATCATGGTGATACCGGCGTCAATGGCGCGGTCAATGATGCGCATCGATTCGGCGTCATCGGTCGGGTTGCCAAAATTCATTGCGCCGATGCACAACGGCGCCACGCGCACGCCGGTGCGCCCAAAGAAACGGTATTCCATACGCTGATGTCCTTCAGGGGTGAGGAGTCAGGATAACGTTTTGCCTGCGACTCGCTGCTTTCCTGCCTTCCGCCTGCCACCCATACGCCTGGCGTCTTTCGCGCCGCCTGTTCATACTGCCACAAAGACGCACAAGACATCCACCAGGGGCACAGGCGCCCACCGATGCCCCCATAGATATCGGGCGTCCCTCCATACCCTGCCCACGGGCAACGAGACATTTTCTCACCTGAAACCTTCCTGCCTTCGCACCCTCAACCCGCGCGCCTTGCAATAGTACCACACCTGTGTGGCGGGTTATCAATCATTCAGCATGGCGCAGCGCCTCTTCCCGCCATGGCGCATGGCGTTATGGTACAATACCGGGAAGATTGAGACAATCGTGAGACCACCGGCGAGCAATCGGCCGGAAACGCCGCTAACCAGAGTACGCCAGGGCGGACGAAAGCCGCCTGCGGGAAGACGAAGGAGGCTGTCATGACGGCCGTGGCGCCAGATCATCGGGCTGCGCCAACTACACCCCAAACGCCGCCGATGTGGGCGGATGTTGATCGGGCGCTTGCCGATTTGCACGCGCGTAAAGACTCCTGGGTTCAGGTCAGCCTCGATGAGCGGATTGCGCTTCTCGCCATGCTGCGCCGCGCTCTTGCCGATGCCGCAGAGCGCTGGATCACGACAAGCCTGGAGGCTAAAGGACTGGCGCCGGGCGGGTATGGCGAAGGAGAGGAGCGTACCTGGTTGACCATTCTCACTCGCTCGCTGCGATTGCTACACCAGGCGCTGAGCGATGTGCGTGACCACGGCCAACCTCAGTTGCCGGGTGGATTGACCACTCGCCCGAATGGACAGGTGGTTGCGTCGGTGCTGCCGATCAACCGTTATGATGCGGCGATTCTTCCCCGAATGACCGGCGAAGTCTGGATCGAGCCGGGATTGACCGCCGAGGACGTGCTCCAACAGCAGGCAGCCGCCTATCGAAAGCCCGCCGAACACGGGCGCGTGGCGCTGGTGCTGAATGCGAGCACATCAAGTTTTCTCCCGGTCACTGATCTGTTGCACAAACTGTTCGTTGCCAATGAAGTCGTTGCGCTGAAACTGCATCCGATGCAGGCAGCGCTCACGTCGCTCTTTGAAGAAACCTTCCGCTCGCTCCTCGACTATGGCGTCGTCCGGTTGATCTATGGCGACCACGATCTCGATGCATATCTCTGCGCCCATTCGTTGATCGATACGGTCCATTTTAGCGGCGCCGACGCCTCGTTCGATACGCTGGTCTTTGGTGAGGGACAGGAAGGCGTGGAGCGCCGAATGCGCCACGAGGTGGTGTTGACAAAGCCGTTCAGCGGCGAGGTGGGCAATATCACGCCGGTGCTGGTCGTTCCAGGACCCTGGAGCGATGATGATCTGCATCATCACGCGATATTGCTGGTGCGCGCATTTGTCTGCAATGCCGCGTATGTCTCCGCCGCTCCACGCCTGATTGTGCATCACCGGGGCTGGCGCCGGCGCGATTCGTTCCTGGCGGCGTTCGAGCAGGTGCTGGCGCGGGTTCCAACCCGGCAGTCGCCATTCCCGGAGGCGCGCCGCCAGCTGGATGCGCTGCTGAACGCTCACGCGCGCGCCCATCGCATCGGTCAGGCGGATATGGATCATCTGCCATGGACCGTCATTCCCGACCTGACGCCGTCGGCGCTCGAGGCAGACTGCTTTGTGCGCACCATGTTCTGTCCGGCGGTCGGCGAATTGGCGCTCGACGCGAAGGACGCCGCTGCGTTCATCGATGCGGCGGTCGAGTTCCTCAATCAGCGCGTGCGGGGTACGCTGGCAGCGACAATCCTCATCCATCCGCGCACCTTGCGCGACCGTCGGGCGCGCGCGGCTTTCGAGCGGGCATTGAACGATCTTCAGTACGGGACGGTGACGATCAACGCAGTGGCGCAGCAGGCAGTGCTGGCAGGCGTTCTGCCGTGGGGCGCGTTCATCGCAGAGAGCGATGGTCGGTCCAGCGGTAAAGTCGCCAACCCGCTCATGCTTCCTCGTCCGCAAAAATCGATCCTGCGCGGTTCGTTCCGCATTCCGCGCATGTTTCTCTCCGTCGATCCGCACCACAATATCGAGATGTGCAAAGCCATCACTCGCCTGGAACAGGCGCCGTCGCCATGGCATCTGGCGCAGCTGCTGCGCCTGACGCTGCGGAGATAATCTTCGGGTTCCGAAGGCGCAAAGCAGAGGGGGGCGTGCGGTTCACATCGAACATTGAACGTGAGAGAGGAGGATCATCGGTCTGCGTAGCACGACCCCGCGCCGATCAGCGCCGAAGCGCCTCCATCTGGCGCTGAATGAACATCTGGAGTTCTGCGGCAGTCGCGTTGTCGAACGAAGGAACCGGCGCATGCGGCGGCAGTGTTGCGAGCGCGCGAAGCAGCCTGCGGTACGCTCGATAGGCTTCATCGACGTGACCGGTGCGATGAAGAATACCGGCCATTGCCAGCAAAGCCAGATAGAGGGAATGATCGAGATAGACGGCGCGCCGATAGGCGGCAAGCGCTTCATCCAGGCGTCCCTGTTGCTCCAGGATTTGCCCGTTGAGCAGGTGCGCCTCGGCAGAGAGCGGCTGGTGTTGGACCATTGTCTCACATAGCCGCATCGCAGTGGCCAGATCGCCGCGATCCGCCGCCTGCCGCGCCACCGCCAGCGTATCGGGCGCAGCATTGTCGGCAACCGGCGTGTCAGACACGAAGGACGGCGATGGCGCAGCCGGCGCAGGCAGCAGGAGCGACGCCACGTCGGCAGATGTAGTCGATAGCGGACGGACCATCTGGCGTGCAGGCACAGACGGAATCGCCTCATCAAAGAGCGGCGCATGCAACGGCTTGCGATAGATAACGGTTCCCGGACAATTGACAACCTCGAATTGGGCGAAGAAATCGGAGCGCGCTTCGGCATGCCCGACGATCAACCAGCCGCCAGGGGTCAGGGCGCGATACAAACGGCGCACCACCGCGCGGATTGTGTCGTCGTCGAAATAGATCAGCACATTGCGACAGAGAATGACATCCTGCATCGTGGTGCCGTTCATCACCGCCGGATACTCGTCTTCGACCAGATTCAACCGCGCAAACAGCACCTGACGGCGGAGATCGGAACGTATCCGCCAGCGTGTTCCTTCAAGGCGCTCAAAATAGCGATCCCGCAGCGCCGGATCGGTTTCACGGAACGACCAGGCGCCATACACCCCGGCGCGCGCGCGG
This region includes:
- a CDS encoding aldehyde dehydrogenase family protein, translating into MTAVAPDHRAAPTTPQTPPMWADVDRALADLHARKDSWVQVSLDERIALLAMLRRALADAAERWITTSLEAKGLAPGGYGEGEERTWLTILTRSLRLLHQALSDVRDHGQPQLPGGLTTRPNGQVVASVLPINRYDAAILPRMTGEVWIEPGLTAEDVLQQQAAAYRKPAEHGRVALVLNASTSSFLPVTDLLHKLFVANEVVALKLHPMQAALTSLFEETFRSLLDYGVVRLIYGDHDLDAYLCAHSLIDTVHFSGADASFDTLVFGEGQEGVERRMRHEVVLTKPFSGEVGNITPVLVVPGPWSDDDLHHHAILLVRAFVCNAAYVSAAPRLIVHHRGWRRRDSFLAAFEQVLARVPTRQSPFPEARRQLDALLNAHARAHRIGQADMDHLPWTVIPDLTPSALEADCFVRTMFCPAVGELALDAKDAAAFIDAAVEFLNQRVRGTLAATILIHPRTLRDRRARAAFERALNDLQYGTVTINAVAQQAVLAGVLPWGAFIAESDGRSSGKVANPLMLPRPQKSILRGSFRIPRMFLSVDPHHNIEMCKAITRLEQAPSPWHLAQLLRLTLRR
- a CDS encoding CheR family methyltransferase — encoded protein: MNTTFSDDLFRRFRDLLLTRSGLYFPDHRRSDLHHCLTMVLPATGYATLEALYAAAVVDDKTLHTVIEGVTVGETYFFRNTSQFTALRDRILPDLIARREVIRSLRFWSAGCATGEEPYSLAILLHEALPDPDAWQITILATDINTAFLNRARAGVYGAWSFRETDPALRDRYFERLEGTRWRIRSDLRRQVLFARLNLVEDEYPAVMNGTTMQDVILCRNVLIYFDDDTIRAVVRRLYRALTPGGWLIVGHAEARSDFFAQFEVVNCPGTVIYRKPLHAPLFDEAIPSVPARQMVRPLSTTSADVASLLLPAPAAPSPSFVSDTPVADNAAPDTLAVARQAADRGDLATAMRLCETMVQHQPLSAEAHLLNGQILEQQGRLDEALAAYRRAVYLDHSLYLALLAMAGILHRTGHVDEAYRAYRRLLRALATLPPHAPVPSFDNATAAELQMFIQRQMEALRR